Proteins co-encoded in one Cupriavidus metallidurans CH34 genomic window:
- a CDS encoding class II aldolase/adducin family protein — MTKPGVLNIPSMRGQCSDTEWQARVDLAACYRLVELYGMADMMANHISVRVPDEEDAFLINPYGMMYEEITASCLIKVDHAGNILSKPDFGSLNYGINKAGYVIHSAVHHARPEVACVIHTHSWASMAVSSLACGLLPVTQTAMRFLKIGYHDYQGVVLDTAEQASLLEDLGKGEALILRNHGALTVGNTVGEAFNWMHRLELACRSQVAAMSCNTPLQQVPADVLEATWNNYQPGTRRPYGVMEWPALLRKLDRLDPSFRD, encoded by the coding sequence ATGACGAAACCGGGTGTGCTTAACATTCCCTCGATGCGCGGCCAGTGTAGCGACACGGAGTGGCAGGCGCGCGTCGATCTCGCCGCGTGCTACAGGCTGGTCGAGCTCTATGGCATGGCCGACATGATGGCCAACCACATCTCGGTGCGCGTGCCGGATGAAGAGGATGCGTTTCTGATCAACCCGTACGGCATGATGTACGAGGAGATCACAGCATCGTGCCTGATCAAGGTGGACCACGCGGGCAACATCTTGTCGAAGCCTGACTTCGGTTCGCTGAACTACGGCATCAACAAGGCCGGCTACGTGATTCACAGCGCGGTGCATCACGCGCGGCCCGAGGTGGCGTGTGTGATCCATACCCATAGCTGGGCGTCGATGGCGGTGTCGTCCCTGGCGTGCGGCCTGCTGCCGGTCACGCAGACGGCGATGCGCTTCCTGAAGATCGGCTATCACGACTATCAGGGCGTGGTGCTCGATACCGCCGAACAGGCGTCGCTACTCGAAGACCTGGGCAAGGGCGAGGCGCTGATCCTGCGCAATCATGGCGCCCTGACCGTTGGCAATACCGTGGGCGAGGCGTTCAACTGGATGCATCGGCTTGAACTGGCCTGCCGCTCGCAAGTGGCGGCGATGTCGTGCAACACGCCGCTGCAGCAGGTGCCGGCGGACGTGCTGGAAGCCACGTGGAACAACTATCAGCCGGGCACGCGCCGTCCGTACGGCGTCATGGAGTGGCCGGCGCTGCTGCGCAAGCTTGATCGCCTGGACCCCAGCTTCCGCGACTAG
- a CDS encoding Bug family tripartite tricarboxylate transporter substrate binding protein, producing MHRFAPVRWLATALAATGFTFAAQASAQGTPYPAKPVRVVVAFTAGGTTDMLARSVSQQLAQRFKQSFVVDNRPGAGGNIGTEYVVRSPADGYTLLVNSVGPISINQTLYKRLNYDPLADLVPVVQIADVPNVLVVPAALPVKNFDEFVAYAKANSGKLNYSSTGVGTSSHLSGFMFSERIGAQATHVPYKGADALNDLLSGRVQFMFATIPSVISQIQAGKLRALAVTSAKRSRSLPDLPTVAEKGFPGFEAGSWFGFFAPKGTPAEVVTRVNQAVNEILPSLQAQMVREGADPAGGSPQQFGDFTRKEYEKWKVVVKASGATVD from the coding sequence ATGCATCGATTCGCCCCCGTTCGATGGCTGGCTACTGCATTGGCCGCCACTGGTTTCACGTTCGCCGCGCAGGCGTCGGCGCAAGGCACTCCGTATCCGGCCAAGCCCGTGCGTGTGGTAGTGGCCTTCACCGCAGGCGGCACTACCGACATGCTGGCGCGTAGCGTCAGCCAGCAACTTGCCCAGCGTTTCAAGCAATCCTTCGTGGTGGACAACCGTCCCGGCGCGGGCGGAAATATCGGCACCGAGTACGTTGTCCGATCGCCGGCCGATGGCTACACCCTGCTGGTCAACTCGGTGGGGCCGATCTCGATCAACCAGACGCTCTACAAGCGCCTGAACTACGACCCGCTGGCCGATCTGGTGCCGGTGGTGCAGATCGCCGACGTGCCGAACGTGCTCGTCGTGCCGGCCGCGCTGCCGGTAAAGAACTTCGACGAGTTCGTGGCCTATGCCAAGGCGAACTCGGGCAAGCTCAACTACAGCTCGACCGGGGTGGGGACGTCGTCGCATCTGTCGGGCTTCATGTTCAGTGAACGCATCGGTGCCCAGGCCACTCATGTGCCTTACAAGGGCGCCGATGCGCTGAACGACCTGCTCTCGGGGCGCGTCCAGTTCATGTTCGCCACGATTCCATCGGTGATCTCGCAGATCCAGGCTGGCAAGCTGCGTGCGCTGGCGGTGACTAGTGCGAAGCGTTCCCGCTCGCTGCCGGATCTGCCGACGGTGGCGGAGAAGGGCTTCCCCGGTTTCGAGGCTGGCTCGTGGTTCGGCTTCTTCGCACCGAAGGGCACGCCGGCCGAGGTCGTCACCCGGGTCAATCAGGCCGTGAATGAGATCCTGCCGTCGCTGCAGGCGCAGATGGTTCGTGAAGGCGCCGATCCGGCCGGCGGCTCGCCGCAGCAGTTCGGTGATTTCACGCGCAAGGAATACGAGAAATGGAAGGTCGTGGTCAAGGCCTCCGGTGCCACTGTCGATTGA